The genomic DNA GGGGGTGATGAGGGTGGCCAGGGGAAAAAGCCTCTCCTTAAGGGCCCGGACGGCCCCGGGGGCGAGAAGGGGATTGCCGCCCTTGGCCACCATCACCGGGTCCACCACCAGGGGGTGGATCCCGTGGCGCTCCACCCCTTCGGCCACCGCTTTCACAATCTCCTCCCCTCCCAAGGCCCCCGTCTTGGCGGCGTGGATGGGAAAGTCCTCAGCCACGCTTTGCATCTGCTGGTACACCAGCCCGGGGGGCAGGAGTTCCACCCTTTGCACCCCCAGGGTGTTTTGGGCGGTGACCAGGGTGAGGACGCTGGTACCATAGACCCCGAAGCGGAAGAAGGTCTTGAGGTCCGCCTGCACCCCGGCCCCGCCTCCCGAGTCGGAGCCGGCGATGGTGAGGGCTACCCGCATGCCGCCCCCTAACCTACGGGAAGCTCCATGCGGCCCTTACCCCTAAGGACCGCCTCCACCAGGCTCATGGGGCAGAAGGGGCCGCACATGCTACAGGCCTTGGTCTTGGAGCCCCGCTCCTCCTTGAGGCGGCGGGCCTCCTCGGGAAAGAGGCAGAGGGCAAACTGGCCTTCCCAGTCCAGGCGGTAGCGGGCCTCGGACATGCGGCGGTTTTGCTCCAGGGCCCTGGGGTTCCCCCGGGCCACGTCGGCGGCATGGGCGGCGATCCTGAAGGCGATCACCCCCTCCTTCACGTGCTCCGGGGTGGGGAGGCCCAGGTGCTCCGCCGGGGTCAGGTAGCAGAGCATATCCGCCCCCATCCAGCCCGCCAAGGCCCCGCCGATGGCCCCGGCGATGTGGTCAAAGCCAGCGGCGGTATCCACGGGAAGCATGCCCAGGATGTAGAAGGGGGCATGGCCCGTGAGCTTCTTCTGGATTTGCACGTTGGCGGCCACCTCGTTAAGAGAGATGTGCCCCGGGCCCTCCACCATGGCCTGCACCCCCGCCCGGCGGGCCCTTTCCACCAGTTCCCCGATGGTGAGGAGCTCGGCGATCTGGGCCCGGTCGGTGCTGTCCGCCAGGGAACCGGGCCTGAGGCCATCTCCTAAGGAGAGGGTCACGTCGTAGGTACGGGCGATGTCCAAGAGGTCATCAAAGCGGGCATAAAGGGGGTTCTCCTCTCCCCGGTGGAGCATCCAGGCGGCGAGAAGCCCTCCGCCTCGGCTCACGATCCCCGTGGTCCGGGGGGTGTTCCGGTAGACCTCCAGGTTCCTCAGGGTAACCCCCGCGTGCACGGTGATGTAGTCCACCCCCTGCCGCCCGTGCTCCTCTATGACCCCAAAAAGGTCGTCCGCGGACATGTCGAAGAAGCTTTTCCTCTTGGCGGCGCGGAACTCCGCCTCGTAGATGGGCACGGTGCCCAAGGGGACCGTGGCCACCTCGAGGATCCGCTCCCTTATGGCCCTCAGGTCTCCCCCGGTGGAGAGGTCCATGATGGTGTCCGCCCCGTACTGGATGGCCACCCGGGCCTTTTCCACCTCCTCCTCGGGGTTTACGTAGTCGTAGGAGGTGCCCAGGTTGGCGTTCACCTTCACGCTAAGCCCCTCCCCAATCCCCTTGAAGTCCTTAAGGGTGCGGTGGTTGGGGTTCCGGGGAATCACGATCCGCCCCGCGGCCACCCCCTCCCGCACCACTTCTGGGGAAACCCCCTCCTTTTCCGCCACGTAGGCCATCTCCTCGGTGACGATGCCTTTTCTTGCCGCTTCCAGCTGGGTCATGGTTCTACCCCCATAAGTTCCAGAATCCTCTTCGCTGTCCACGGAGCCAGGAGGACCCCGTTCCTCCCGTGGCCCACCGCCGCATAGATTCCTTCCTGTACCTCCCCCACAAAAAGCTCCCCCGCGGGCCGAAGGCCCCAAAGGGCCTCCCGCAACCGGGCCCCTTCCAGGAGGGGAAAGCGCTCGTGGGCGTAATCGGCAAGCCACCTGAGCCCAAAGAGGTCCACCCCAGGAGCCCACCCCTCGCGCCCCGTGGCCCCCACGTACACCCCGCCCTCCCGCGGAAGGAGGTAACCCTCCCCGGCAAAAAGGGGCTGGGGGGGCTGGGCCTCAGGAGGTCCCACCAGGACCAGGGCCTCCCCCTTTAGGGGGCGCACCCTAAGACCGAACCGCCCTCCCCACGCCCCCACGGCCAGGAGGATGCGGGGGGCCTCGAGGGAAAAGGCTCCCTCCTCCCCCCGCCCATGGACCCGTCCCGGCTCCACCCGTTCCACCTCGGCCAGGACCAAGGGGGTGTCCATGGCGGCCAAGGCCCTTAACAGGGCCTCCCTTAGCCTTCCGGGATGCACATAACCCCCGGGGAAGGTGCGTGCGCCCCTTGCCCCCCGCACCGGATAGGAGAGGGGTTCTCCCGCTCCCCAGGCTTCCTGTTCCCCATGGGATAGGGCCACCACCTGGGTACCGGAAAAGCCTGCTTCCACCTCCAGGTCCAGGCCCCTAAGCTCAGCAAGAAGCCCCGGGTAGGACTCCAGGCCCAAGAGGGCCGCCTCCAGCACCTCCCCGGAAAGCCCCTCGGGGTAGGGGGCCAGCATCCCTGCGCTGGCCAGGGTGGCCGCCCCCTCCTTGCCGGCATCCAGCAGGAGGACGTTCAGGCCCCGCTTCCTCAGCTCGTAGGCAGCCAGGGCCCCGATGATCCCTGCCCCCACCACGATGGCGTCCGCCTTCACCGCTTTTGCCCTCCCAAAGGCACGCCCTCGGTGGGGCTCGAGGGGCTTGCCCCCTCCCTGGGGCGCATGGGCCCCGCCAGGTACGCCCTCCTTCCCGCCTCCACCGCCAAGCGGAAGGCCTCGGCCATGGCCACGGGGTCTTCCGCCTCGGCGATAGCGGTGTTCACCAAAACCGCTTCCAGGCCCATCTCCATCACCTCTGCCGCATGGGAGGGCAGGCCAAGCCCCGCATCCACCACCACCGGGGGCAGGGAAGCCTTTTCCCGGGCAAAGAGCTCCAAAAGGGCCCGGGTCTTAACCCCCCAGCCCGAACCGATGGGGGCCGCCAGGGGCATGACCGTGGCCGTGCCCAGCGCCGCCAGCCTTTTGGCCAGGACCAGGTCGGGCCCGATGTAGGGAAGAACCACAAAACCCTCTTCCAACAGCCTCTCCGCCGCCCTCAGGGTCTCCACGGGGTCGGGAAGGAGGTAGGTAGGGTCGGGGATCGCCTCCAGCTTCACCCACCGTTCCCCGGTGAGGACCCGGCCCAGGCGGGCAATCCTTAGGGCCTCCTCCGCGGTCTTGGCCCCGGCGGTGTTGGGCAGAAGCCTGACCCCCTCCAAGGCCTCCAAAAGCCCCACGTGCCCGGGCATCTTGGCCTCCACCCGGCGGATGGCCACGGTGACCACCTCCGCCCCTGAAGCCCTTACGGCCTCCCGCATCACCCCAAAGTCCTTGAACTTACCCGAACCCAGGATGAGGCGGCTTTTCAGCTCGGTATCCCCTACCTTCCAGGTGTCCATCTAGCCTCCTTGCATCAGAGCCACCACCTCCACCACATCCCCTTCCTCTAGGACGTGGTGGGGAAGCTCCCACACCGGATAGGCCTCCTCGTTGAGGAGGACCGCCACCCGGGATAGCTCCACGCCCAGTTCCTCCAAGACCTCCTTAAGCGTCTTCCCCTCCAAAGGCTTGGCCTCGCCGTTAAGCCACACCATAGAGCTTCTCCCGAAAGGCCTGGGCCGCCTTCTCGGGGTCCTCGGCGTCCAAAATGGCCCGCACCACCACGATGCGGCGCGCCCCAGCCTCCAAGACCTCCCCCAGGTTCTCCAGGGTGATGCCGCCGATGGCGTACCAGGGCTTCTCCCCCAAATTTTCCCTGGCCCATCGCACATAGGCCAAGCCCGCTGCCGGCCTACCCGGCTTGGTGGGGGTTTCCCACACCGGGCCTATGGAGAGGTAGTCCACGCCTTCCTCGAGGGCCTTTAGAGCCTGCTCGGCGGCGTGGGTGGAGCGGCCCACCATCCCCTGGAAGAAGCGCCGGGCCTCCCCGGGGGTGAGGTCCCCCTGGCCCAGGTGCACCCCGTCCGCCCCCAGAAGGGCCGCCAGATCAGGCCGGTCGTTGAGGAAGAAGGGAACCCCGTACCGCCGGGCCAGGGACAACATCCTCTCCCCCAGGTCCAGGGTGGGCCTGGCCTCCCAGTCCTTTGCCCGAAGTTGCAAAACCTCCACCCCCCCTGCCAAGGCCCTTTCCGTGCGGTCCAAGGTCACCTCCAGGGACCAGCCGGGCCTGGGGGTCACCACCAGATAGAGCCTTCCCAGCAAGCTTTCACCTCCCCGCCGCATGCGCCCTCCGGGTAAGGCCCGGGGTCCAGGGCCCACGCGGCCTGGGGAGAGATTCGGTTTGTAGGGGGATTCCTCCGCATAGGCTTCCCTCCGCCGGCATTACCCGGATCAGGTTCTAAGGGTTGCTGGGAGAAACCCAGCTCTCAGCCCCTCCATTGGGGCACCCCTAGCCTGTCCCTTCCACTATAGCATGCGGGGCTCTCGGAAACCCAGCCTGAGGAGAGGGGCATATACCCTTGACTTTCACACACTCAATGGTATATTATGCCGGACAACCCCCCGGGGAGGGGGAAAAGGAGGCAGGATGGCAGGACTCAGCACGGAGGTCGAGGCCGAAGTCCAGTATTTGGAGGCCATGATCGCCCGCCTCGAGGCGGGGGAGGAAGACCCCGAGGACTTCCGGCTCTATCGCCTGAAAAACGGTATCTACGGTATTCGGGGAAGGCCTGAACACCATATGGTGCGCATCAAACTCCCCGTAGGCCGGGTAAGCCCGGAAGCCCTAAGGGTTCTAGCAGAGGTGGCGGAGCGGTATACGGAAAACCGCCTGGCCCACGTAACTACCCGGCAAGCGGTGCAGCTTCACCACGTGCACCGAAGGAACGTACCCCACGTCCTCCGGGCCGTAAACGGGGTGGGCCTCACTACCCGGGAAGCCTGCGGCCACTCCATCCGGGCCATCACCTGCTGCCCGTACGCCGGGGTTTCCCCCGAGGAACCCTTTGACGTGACCCCTTACGCCGAGGCCACCTACCGCTACTTCCTCCGCCACCCCGTGGGGCAGAACCTGCCCCGCAAGTTCAAGATCGCCTTTGAGGGATGCGCCACCGACCACGCCCGCACCCCTATCCACGACATCGGAGCGGTGGCGGCGGTGGAAGGGGGCCAAAGGGGCTTTCGCCTCTACGTGGGCGGGGGCTTGGGGGCGGTTCCCATGAGCGCCGAACTTCTGGAACCCTTTACCCCGGAAGAGGACCTCCTGCCCACCCTCCTGGCCATCCTTCGCCTCTTTGACCGCCATGGCAACCGCAAGGTCCTGACCCAGGCCCGGCTTAAGTTCCTGGTGAGGAAGTGGGGCATCGCCGCCTTCCGGGAAGCGGTGCGGGAGGAAAGGCGGATCGTGAAGCTCACCGCCAGCGGGGAGGACCTCGAGGCCTGGAACCCCGCCGCCTGGAGCCAGGAGCCAGCTCCCCAACCACCCTCCCCCCCCAGGAAGCCCTTCTCCTTCACTCCGGGGTTTGACGAGTGGCGCCGCAACAACCTCTTCCGCCAGAAGCAGGCAGGTTTCTACACGGTAACCGTCCGCCTACCCCTGGGGGATATCACGCCCGAGGGCCTCAGGGCCCTGGCGAAGATCGCCGAAACCTATGCTGGGGAGGTAAGAAGCGCCATCAGCCAGAATTTCCTCCTCCGCTTCGTGCCGGAAGAGGCTTTGGGAGGGCTTTATGAGGCCCTTCTGGAAGCGGGCCTCGCCCATCCCCAGGCCCACACCATCCTGGACATCACCCGTTGCCCGGGGGCGGATACCTGCAACCTGGCCATCACCCACTCCCGGGGCCTGGCCCAGGCCCTGGAATCCCATCTCCTGGACCTTCCCTTAATCCAGGACCCGGGGGTGCGGCCCATCAGCCTTAAGATCTCCGGCTGCCCCAACTCCTGCGGCCAGCATCCTATCGCCGACATCGGTTTCTACGGCTCAAGCCGCAAGGTGGGGGAAAGGGAGGTACCCCATTACACCCTCCTCCTGGGCGGGCGCACCCGGGAAGGCGAGGCCCGCTTCGGCCAGGTAGTGGCCCGCATCCCCGCCCGGCGCGCACCCGAGGCGGTGGAACGGATCCTGAGGCGCTACCAGGAGGAGCGACTGCAGAACGAAAGCTTCCAGGCCTTTTTGGACCGGGTAGGGGCTGCTTCCTTCAAGCCCCTCCTGGAGGACCTCCAGGGTATTCCCCCTTACGAGGAGGCCCCGGAGTTCTACCAGGATCTAGGAGCCGATGGGCAGGATTTCCGGGTCCAGCTAGGCCACGGGGAATGCGCAGTCTGAGAACCTTGGGAGGGAGGATGCGGATCGCTTACGCCGGTCTGCGTAGGAAGGAGGAGTTCCGGATTTTGGCGGAGAAACTGGGGCTTACCCCCCTACTTTTTCCCGTACAGACCACGGAGAAGGTGCCGGTGCCCGAATACCGGGATCACCTCCGGCGCCTGGCGGAAGGGGTAGACCTCCTGGTGGCCACCACCGGGGTGGGGGTGAAGGACCTCCTGGAGGGCGGCCGGGCCTTAGAGCTCACCCTACAGGAGCCCCTGAAAAGGGCCCACCGCCTGGCTCGAGGAACCAAGGCCGCCCGGACCCTGAGGGAACTTGGCCTCCCTCCCCATGGAGTAGGGGACGGGACCAGCGCAAGCCTCCTTCCCCTGCTTCCCCAGGGACAGGGGATAGCCGCCCTTCAGCTCTACGGCAAGCCCCTGCCCCTGCTGGAAAAAGCCCTGGAGGAGAGGGGCTACCTGGTTCTTCCCCTCATGTCCTACCGCCATCTCCCGGACCCCGAGGGCATCCGCCGCTTGGAAAACGCCATCCTCGCGGGCGAGGTGGATGCGGTGGCCTTCGTGGCCGCCATCCAGGTGGAGTTCCTGTTTGAGGGAGCCGCGGATCCTTATGCCTTAGGGCAGGCCTTGAACGGGAAAGTAAAGGCTCTGGCCGTGGGCCGGGTCACCGCAGATGCCTTAAAGGAGTGGGGAGTCCCACCCTTTTACGTGGACGAGCAGGAACGGCTAGGAAGCATGCTCCAGGGTTTCTTACGCCTGTGCCGGGAGGTGGTATGACCTACTTTCCCCTCATGCTGGACCTGCGGGATAGGCCCGTCCTCTTCATCGCCGGCGGGCCGGAAACAGAGGTCAAGCTCAAGGCTCTCCTCGAGGCCCAAGCCCGGATCACCGTCCTTGCCGAGGAGGACCATTGGAACCTGGCGGACCTGGCCAAGGAGGGGAGGGTCCGCTGGCTTCCCCGAGGCTACCGGGAAGGGGACCTCGAGGGCTTCTTCCTGGTGGTAAGCCATCCCCGGGACAAGGGGATCCACCCCCAGGTCAAGGCGGAAGCGGAAAGGCGAAGGGTATTCCTGGTGGCGGTGGACGACCCGGAAAACGCCTCCGCCATCCTCCCCGCCGTGGTGCGAAGGGGAGAGTTGGTGGTGGCCCTCTCCACCTCCGGCGCGGCCCCTGCCCTGGCGGTGCGCCTGAAGGAGCGCCTCCTCCGGCTTTTGGACCCGGAGTACGGGGAACTCGTAGCCTACCTGCGCCGCCTTAGGCCCAGGATAGCGGCAGTCCCCTCCTTTGCAGAGCGCAGACGGCTTTGGTACCGAATCGTGGACCTGGCTTTAGGGGAACTGGACCGGGATCCGGAGGCAGGTCTGGCCCGGGCCGAGGAAAAGGTGGAGGAAGTGCTTGCGGAGGTCCAGCCATGGACAAGGTGAAAAGTGCCAAGACCTTCATCCAGGAAGCATTAGCGGAAGGCCAGAAGCCCTGCTTCACGTGCAGTTTTCAAGCAGAGGACTTGGTGGTCCTCCATCTCCTTTTGGAAGAGAAACCCGACGTCCCCGTCGTCTTCCTGGACACCGGCTACCACTTCCCGGAGGTCTACGCCTACCGGGATGCCCTAAAGGAAAGGCTTGGCTTTCGGCTCGTAAACCTCACCCCAAGCCTTTCCAGGGAGGAGCAGGAGCGCCTTTACGGGAGGCTCTACGAGACCGACCCCAGCCGCTGCTGCCAGATCCGCAAGGTGGAGCCCCTCTTTCAGGCCCTCGAGGGCTACGATACCTGGTTCACGGGACTCAGGCGGGAGCAGTCCCCCACCCGGGCCCACCTCAAGCCCGTGGAAGAAGCAATTCTCCATAGCGGCCACCGCCTGAAAAAGGTAAGCCCCCTTTACGACTGGACCCTTAAAGAGGTCTTCGCCTACCTGGCCGTGGCCGGTCTTCCCTACCTTCCCCTTTACGACCAGGGTTACCTCTCCATCGGCTGCGCTCCCTGCACGGCCAAGCCCCTGGACCCTCAGGACCCTCGCTCTGGTCGCTGGACAGGCAAGGGCAAGCTGGAGTGCGGCATCCATCTTCACGGCAAGGAGGGGTAGGGGATGGCCTTCCTCTTGGGCTTCCTCATCGCCTTCGCCATCGGGGTCACCGGGGTAGGGGCTGGCACGGTAACCACCCCCCTGCTCATCCTGGCCCTGGGCCTACCCCCCGAGGTGGCGGTGGGCACGGCCCTCCTCTTTGGTTTTTTGGTAAAGATTCCCGCCGGAACCGTTTACCTCCTGCGGGACCAGGTGGCGGGGAGGGCCTTGGGGCTTTTGCTCCTGGGGGGCCTGCCGGGCGTTTTTCTGGGCAGCCTCCTTCTGTCCCACCTCAGGGGGGCAAGGGATCTGGTCCTCCTCCTGGTGGGGTTTACCTTGCTTCTATCCGCTGGGTTAGGGCTTTACCGTAGCCTCACCAACCGCCAGCCTGGGAGTAGGAGGGAGAGGCTTTGGCTCCTGCCGCTTGGGGGGTTTGGCATTGGCCTCGAGGTGGGCTTTTCCTCCGCAGGAGGTGGGGCCTTGGGCACCCTTCTCCTCCTCTACGCCACCCGGCTTTCCCCGCAGCAGGTGGTGGGCACGGACATCCTCTATGGTCTAACCCTGGCCCTGGTGGGGGGAGGGGTTCACCTGCACTTCGGCCAGGTGGCCCCAGGGATCCTCCTGCCCCTAAGCATGGGTGGGATGCTGGGGGCCGCTTTGGGAGCTCTCCTGGCCACCAAGGTGCCCAAGGAACCCTTCCGGGTGGCCCTCCTCCTCTGGCTCCTCTTCATCGGGGCCCAGCTGGTCTGGCGGGGGGCGGCCCATGGCTAAGGTCTACCTGGTGGGGGCAGGCCCAGGGGATCCGGAACTCCTCACCCTGAAGGCCTACCGGCTTCTAAAGGAGGCCCCCGTGGTCCTCCACGACCGGCTGGTGGGTAAGGGCATCCTCGCCTTGGCCCGGGGGCAGAGGGTGGACGTGGGTAAATCGGAGGGGGAAAGCGGCAAGCAAGAGGTGATCCACCGCCTACTGCTTCGCTATGCCCAGGCCTATCCCTTCGTGGTCCGGCTTAAGGGAGGGGACCCCTTCGTGTTGGGCAGAGGAGGTGAGGAAGCCCTTTTCCTGGCCGCCCACGGGATAGAGGTGGAGGTGGTGCCTGGGGTGAGCAGTTTCTTGGCCACGGGGCTACCCCTCACCCACCGTGGCCTTAGCTCAGGGTTTGCCGTGGTTTCCGGGGTCCTGGAAGGCGGAGGATATCCGGACCTTGCGCCCTTTGCCCGGGCACCCACCCTAGTGGTCCTCATGGGGGTGAAAAGGCGGGTATGGATCGCCCAGGAACTCCTCCGGCTGGGAAGGAGGCCAGATGAACCCACCCTCTTCGTTGCGGAGGCCACCACCTCTAGGGAAGAGAGGGTGCAGGCGGCCTTGCACGAGGTAGCGGCGGGAAAGGTGGCGGTTTCTTCCCCGGCGGTTTGGGTGCTGGGGGAGGTGGTAAGGGTCTTCGGTGCCAGGGCAAAGGAGGTCTCGTTAGCCTCGGCGACAGTGGAGGTCTAGAAAGTGCGGGAAACCCTGCCCCAGGTGGAAATCGGTGAGGACGAGAGGCTGGATTTGGAAAACCTGGCCACGGGGGCCTTCCACCCCGTGCGCGGCTTCATGACCCGGGAGGAAACCCTTTCCGTAGCTCAGGAAATGCGCCTCCCTTCGGGAGAGGTTTGGACAATCCCCATCCTCCTCCAGCTCCAGGAGAAACCCCGGGTGGGCAGAGGGGACCGGGTGGTCTTGGTGTATGGGAAAGAGCCCGTGGCCCTTCTCCAGGTAGATGACGCCTACGAGCTGGACCTTAAGGCCCTGGCCCACCAGGTCTTCGGTACGGAAAGCGAAGCGCATCCCGGGGTAAGGAAGTTCCTGGAAAAGGGTCCCTATGCCCTGGGAGGACGGGTGGAGGTTCTGGCCTGGAGGCCTAGGTCCAAGGACCTGGAGAAAACACCTGCGGAGGTCCAGGCCTTTTTCCGAAAGCGGGGCTGGCGCAAGGTGGTGGCTTTCCAGACCCGCAACGCCCCCCACCGGGCCCACGAGTACCTGATCCGGCTGGGGCTGGAGCTGGCCGACGGCGTCCTGATCCACCCCATCCTGGGAGCCAAGAAGGAGGACGATTTCCCCACGGAGGTCATCCTGAAGGCCTACCAAGCCCTGAAGGAGGGCTTCCTTCCCCCCGAGCGGGTGGCCCTGTTTGGCCTCGCAACCCCCATGCGCTACGCCGGACCCAAGGAGGCGGTCTTCCACGCCCTGGTGCGCAAGAACTTCGGGGCCACCCACTTCCTGGTGGGCCGCGACCATGCGGGGGTGGGGAACTTTTACGACCCCTACGCCGCTCACCGCATCTTTGACCAGCTTCCTCCGCTTGGCATTGAAATCCTGAGGGTGGGGGCGGTTTTCCACTGCTCCTTTTGCGGTGGGATTGCCTCGGAAAAAACCTGCCCTGATCATCACCGAGAAGGGCGGATCTCCATCAGCATGACCAAGGTACGTTCCCTTCTCCGGGAGGGCAAAGTCCCACCTGCCGAGCTGGTGCGGCCGGAACTACTCCCCATCCTCAGGGAAGGGGTCTAGGGAACTGGGTGGCTTCGCCACCGACACCGAACCGCCTTCAAGAACCCGAAGGAGAAGGGGGAAGCCCTTTTGCCCCAGCAAGAAGCCTCCGGGCCCCCTCCGGCCGGGCGGGCAGGTAGAGGTGAACAAAGCTCGCCAGGACACGGCCATCCGTGTAGCCCTCCATCTCCTGGCCTCCCACCCGCCGCCAGGCGGGGCTTGGGGACTGTTCCATCCGGGCGTAGTGGAACTCGTGCCCCTTGAACCGCTCCCCCTTTTTGGCCACGGGG from Thermus neutrinimicus includes the following:
- the thiD gene encoding bifunctional hydroxymethylpyrimidine kinase/phosphomethylpyrimidine kinase — translated: MRVALTIAGSDSGGGAGVQADLKTFFRFGVYGTSVLTLVTAQNTLGVQRVELLPPGLVYQQMQSVAEDFPIHAAKTGALGGEEIVKAVAEGVERHGIHPLVVDPVMVAKGGNPLLAPGAVRALKERLFPLATLITPNRLEAEALLQKPIRTLAEAEERAEELLALGPQAVLLKGGHFAGEEAVDLLATRRRILAFRAPRIRTRNTHGTGCTLSAAIAALLALGKPLEEAVGEAKAYLTRALETAPGLGGGHGPLNHFA
- the thiC gene encoding phosphomethylpyrimidine synthase ThiC, whose amino-acid sequence is MTQLEAARKGIVTEEMAYVAEKEGVSPEVVREGVAAGRIVIPRNPNHRTLKDFKGIGEGLSVKVNANLGTSYDYVNPEEEVEKARVAIQYGADTIMDLSTGGDLRAIRERILEVATVPLGTVPIYEAEFRAAKRKSFFDMSADDLFGVIEEHGRQGVDYITVHAGVTLRNLEVYRNTPRTTGIVSRGGGLLAAWMLHRGEENPLYARFDDLLDIARTYDVTLSLGDGLRPGSLADSTDRAQIAELLTIGELVERARRAGVQAMVEGPGHISLNEVAANVQIQKKLTGHAPFYILGMLPVDTAAGFDHIAGAIGGALAGWMGADMLCYLTPAEHLGLPTPEHVKEGVIAFRIAAHAADVARGNPRALEQNRRMSEARYRLDWEGQFALCLFPEEARRLKEERGSKTKACSMCGPFCPMSLVEAVLRGKGRMELPVG
- a CDS encoding NAD(P)/FAD-dependent oxidoreductase, translated to MKADAIVVGAGIIGALAAYELRKRGLNVLLLDAGKEGAATLASAGMLAPYPEGLSGEVLEAALLGLESYPGLLAELRGLDLEVEAGFSGTQVVALSHGEQEAWGAGEPLSYPVRGARGARTFPGGYVHPGRLREALLRALAAMDTPLVLAEVERVEPGRVHGRGEEGAFSLEAPRILLAVGAWGGRFGLRVRPLKGEALVLVGPPEAQPPQPLFAGEGYLLPREGGVYVGATGREGWAPGVDLFGLRWLADYAHERFPLLEGARLREALWGLRPAGELFVGEVQEGIYAAVGHGRNGVLLAPWTAKRILELMGVEP
- a CDS encoding thiazole synthase, with protein sequence MDTWKVGDTELKSRLILGSGKFKDFGVMREAVRASGAEVVTVAIRRVEAKMPGHVGLLEALEGVRLLPNTAGAKTAEEALRIARLGRVLTGERWVKLEAIPDPTYLLPDPVETLRAAERLLEEGFVVLPYIGPDLVLAKRLAALGTATVMPLAAPIGSGWGVKTRALLELFAREKASLPPVVVDAGLGLPSHAAEVMEMGLEAVLVNTAIAEAEDPVAMAEAFRLAVEAGRRAYLAGPMRPREGASPSSPTEGVPLGGQKR
- the thiS gene encoding sulfur carrier protein ThiS; amino-acid sequence: MVWLNGEAKPLEGKTLKEVLEELGVELSRVAVLLNEEAYPVWELPHHVLEEGDVVEVVALMQGG
- the thiE gene encoding thiamine phosphate synthase; protein product: MLGRLYLVVTPRPGWSLEVTLDRTERALAGGVEVLQLRAKDWEARPTLDLGERMLSLARRYGVPFFLNDRPDLAALLGADGVHLGQGDLTPGEARRFFQGMVGRSTHAAEQALKALEEGVDYLSIGPVWETPTKPGRPAAGLAYVRWARENLGEKPWYAIGGITLENLGEVLEAGARRIVVVRAILDAEDPEKAAQAFREKLYGVA
- a CDS encoding nitrite/sulfite reductase; this encodes MAGLSTEVEAEVQYLEAMIARLEAGEEDPEDFRLYRLKNGIYGIRGRPEHHMVRIKLPVGRVSPEALRVLAEVAERYTENRLAHVTTRQAVQLHHVHRRNVPHVLRAVNGVGLTTREACGHSIRAITCCPYAGVSPEEPFDVTPYAEATYRYFLRHPVGQNLPRKFKIAFEGCATDHARTPIHDIGAVAAVEGGQRGFRLYVGGGLGAVPMSAELLEPFTPEEDLLPTLLAILRLFDRHGNRKVLTQARLKFLVRKWGIAAFREAVREERRIVKLTASGEDLEAWNPAAWSQEPAPQPPSPPRKPFSFTPGFDEWRRNNLFRQKQAGFYTVTVRLPLGDITPEGLRALAKIAETYAGEVRSAISQNFLLRFVPEEALGGLYEALLEAGLAHPQAHTILDITRCPGADTCNLAITHSRGLAQALESHLLDLPLIQDPGVRPISLKISGCPNSCGQHPIADIGFYGSSRKVGEREVPHYTLLLGGRTREGEARFGQVVARIPARRAPEAVERILRRYQEERLQNESFQAFLDRVGAASFKPLLEDLQGIPPYEEAPEFYQDLGADGQDFRVQLGHGECAV
- a CDS encoding uroporphyrinogen-III synthase, yielding MRIAYAGLRRKEEFRILAEKLGLTPLLFPVQTTEKVPVPEYRDHLRRLAEGVDLLVATTGVGVKDLLEGGRALELTLQEPLKRAHRLARGTKAARTLRELGLPPHGVGDGTSASLLPLLPQGQGIAALQLYGKPLPLLEKALEERGYLVLPLMSYRHLPDPEGIRRLENAILAGEVDAVAFVAAIQVEFLFEGAADPYALGQALNGKVKALAVGRVTADALKEWGVPPFYVDEQERLGSMLQGFLRLCREVV
- a CDS encoding precorrin-2 dehydrogenase/sirohydrochlorin ferrochelatase family protein, yielding MTYFPLMLDLRDRPVLFIAGGPETEVKLKALLEAQARITVLAEEDHWNLADLAKEGRVRWLPRGYREGDLEGFFLVVSHPRDKGIHPQVKAEAERRRVFLVAVDDPENASAILPAVVRRGELVVALSTSGAAPALAVRLKERLLRLLDPEYGELVAYLRRLRPRIAAVPSFAERRRLWYRIVDLALGELDRDPEAGLARAEEKVEEVLAEVQPWTR
- a CDS encoding phosphoadenylyl-sulfate reductase, encoding MDKVKSAKTFIQEALAEGQKPCFTCSFQAEDLVVLHLLLEEKPDVPVVFLDTGYHFPEVYAYRDALKERLGFRLVNLTPSLSREEQERLYGRLYETDPSRCCQIRKVEPLFQALEGYDTWFTGLRREQSPTRAHLKPVEEAILHSGHRLKKVSPLYDWTLKEVFAYLAVAGLPYLPLYDQGYLSIGCAPCTAKPLDPQDPRSGRWTGKGKLECGIHLHGKEG
- a CDS encoding sulfite exporter TauE/SafE family protein codes for the protein MAFLLGFLIAFAIGVTGVGAGTVTTPLLILALGLPPEVAVGTALLFGFLVKIPAGTVYLLRDQVAGRALGLLLLGGLPGVFLGSLLLSHLRGARDLVLLLVGFTLLLSAGLGLYRSLTNRQPGSRRERLWLLPLGGFGIGLEVGFSSAGGGALGTLLLLYATRLSPQQVVGTDILYGLTLALVGGGVHLHFGQVAPGILLPLSMGGMLGAALGALLATKVPKEPFRVALLLWLLFIGAQLVWRGAAHG
- the cobA gene encoding uroporphyrinogen-III C-methyltransferase — translated: MAKVYLVGAGPGDPELLTLKAYRLLKEAPVVLHDRLVGKGILALARGQRVDVGKSEGESGKQEVIHRLLLRYAQAYPFVVRLKGGDPFVLGRGGEEALFLAAHGIEVEVVPGVSSFLATGLPLTHRGLSSGFAVVSGVLEGGGYPDLAPFARAPTLVVLMGVKRRVWIAQELLRLGRRPDEPTLFVAEATTSREERVQAALHEVAAGKVAVSSPAVWVLGEVVRVFGARAKEVSLASATVEV
- the sat gene encoding sulfate adenylyltransferase; the protein is MRETLPQVEIGEDERLDLENLATGAFHPVRGFMTREETLSVAQEMRLPSGEVWTIPILLQLQEKPRVGRGDRVVLVYGKEPVALLQVDDAYELDLKALAHQVFGTESEAHPGVRKFLEKGPYALGGRVEVLAWRPRSKDLEKTPAEVQAFFRKRGWRKVVAFQTRNAPHRAHEYLIRLGLELADGVLIHPILGAKKEDDFPTEVILKAYQALKEGFLPPERVALFGLATPMRYAGPKEAVFHALVRKNFGATHFLVGRDHAGVGNFYDPYAAHRIFDQLPPLGIEILRVGAVFHCSFCGGIASEKTCPDHHREGRISISMTKVRSLLREGKVPPAELVRPELLPILREGV